Genomic segment of Gemmatimonadota bacterium:
AGTTGGCTTGATGAATAATTTCTATTTTTTGCTGCTTGTTGTCGAGGATATTTTTTCACACGATTCACACAATTCACACGATTCACACAGTTGAGGTAATCGATGGTTAATGAGGTTGTGGCTGTCAGGATATCCAAACATTTGATCTCTTTAGCAGAAGTAAAAATGGAAAGAATGGCGGGCTGAAATTAGAGGTTATCGAGTCTGAAACAGGCGTCAGTCGCCAAACAGTGAGCCGAGTTCTCAATGGGAAGGCGAACCAGCTCTATTACAGAACTGCTGTGAATCTGGCAGACTATATTGAAAAGGAAACAAAGGGCAAGGTATCAGCAGCCTACCTGCTCAATGAATCTAATAAGAATTATGTTGGCGCAGATTTGAGAGGGTCAGATTTCTCAGGTGAGGATTTAACGCACTTCAACTTTGCTCAGGCAGACCTTACCGGATCTAACTTTGAAAGGGCAACGCTCGACTACTCAGATTTTACCGCTGCGAGGTTGAAGGATGCAAATTTTAATCGTGTAACTGGGACAGGCACAAATTTTATTGGAGCAGTTGCAACAGGTGCTACGTTTAAAAATTTTCAAGCACGGTTTTGGAGTATGACTGGACTGCGAATGAGTCGTGGCGAAATGATGTCGGGGAATCTAAAAGCCAGCATGCATGGCGCAAATATGCATAGTGTAAAGATCAATCGGATGGAATGGAGGGTAGGTGGCTCTGCCTCGGTTGGATTACGCTTGCCTTACGATGTTGATTTTTCAGGATTTACTTGGGGACTTATGAATAACTCGCTGGTGGCTGTACTTGTCTATCAATTGTTCCACCATCACCCATTATGGAATAAATTCAGCCAAATTATCGATTTCATTCTCGGGCAGCAATTCAGAACTGCAGAAC
This window contains:
- a CDS encoding pentapeptide repeat-containing protein — translated: MESETGVSRQTVSRVLNGKANQLYYRTAVNLADYIEKETKGKVSAAYLLNESNKNYVGADLRGSDFSGEDLTHFNFAQADLTGSNFERATLDYSDFTAARLKDANFNRVTGTGTNFIGAVATGATFKNFQARFWSMTGLRMSRGEMMSGNLKASMHGANMHSVKINRMEWRVGGSASVGLRLPYDVDFSGFTWGLMNNSLVAVLVYQLFHHHPLWNKFSQIIDFILGQQFRTAEPGHIPCYDGLVHFMQAELPEVEDELLEGFQRYPAMQIYERYMLAKAERNIRNLDQALDLQNSSYAALFPGVVKSIARKFRN